Proteins encoded together in one Thermococcus barophilus MP window:
- a CDS encoding TAXI family TRAP transporter solute-binding subunit has translation MRRWKALGLVFVLVLALVAAGCTQKTTTTGTQTQAPIVTKNEEGKYEITIYTGSGPGSVYFAIGSMLAKVINKKSNLIAAKAVTSGASVANCKAIGKGEAQVAIAQNDVTWYAWEGKYQFEGNPIKVLRGIGTLYPEPVQIVVRADSDIKTLQDLAGKKVVVGAAGSGVAATAERVLKAAGVWDKIEPVYQTFEEAAQSLVLGQVDAEFTVIAYPAPAIDQIAVKVPVRLIPIPDDVIKKLHDQGYPFYVKVIIPKGTYKGMTEDTQTIAVKATLVVHKDLPDEVVYEITKILYENIDELAKAHQVAKQIDMKHAFDGLMIPLHPGAVKYYEEHGIKVPDNLKG, from the coding sequence ATGAGAAGGTGGAAAGCCTTAGGTTTGGTTTTTGTTTTGGTGTTGGCCTTAGTAGCCGCAGGATGTACCCAAAAAACGACTACAACCGGCACACAAACTCAAGCACCGATTGTGACAAAGAATGAGGAAGGCAAGTATGAGATTACAATATATACCGGCTCTGGTCCTGGTAGCGTCTATTTTGCAATTGGTTCAATGCTTGCAAAAGTTATAAACAAAAAGAGTAACCTAATTGCCGCAAAAGCCGTCACAAGTGGAGCAAGTGTTGCTAACTGTAAAGCAATAGGAAAAGGAGAAGCCCAAGTTGCTATAGCTCAGAATGATGTTACCTGGTATGCTTGGGAAGGAAAATACCAGTTCGAGGGCAATCCAATTAAGGTTCTCAGAGGCATAGGAACCCTCTATCCAGAACCCGTCCAGATTGTTGTAAGAGCCGACAGCGACATCAAGACGCTCCAAGACCTGGCCGGTAAGAAGGTTGTTGTTGGTGCCGCAGGTAGCGGTGTTGCTGCAACAGCCGAGAGAGTCCTCAAGGCAGCTGGAGTCTGGGACAAAATTGAACCAGTTTACCAGACCTTCGAGGAAGCTGCTCAAAGCTTAGTCCTCGGACAGGTAGATGCTGAGTTCACAGTTATTGCATATCCTGCACCAGCAATTGACCAGATTGCAGTTAAGGTCCCAGTTAGATTAATTCCAATCCCGGACGATGTCATTAAAAAGCTTCATGACCAAGGATATCCCTTCTATGTTAAGGTAATTATTCCAAAAGGAACATACAAAGGAATGACCGAGGACACACAGACAATTGCAGTCAAAGCAACACTTGTCGTTCACAAAGACTTGCCAGATGAAGTTGTTTATGAGATTACTAAGATACTCTACGAGAACATTGATGAATTAGCCAAGGCTCACCAAGTTGCAAAGCAGATCGACATGAAGCATGCCTTTGATGGTCTTATGATACCACTCCACCCAGGAGCCGTCAAATATTATGAAGAGCACGGCATAAAAGTTCCAGACAACCTTAAGGGATGA
- a CDS encoding KamA family radical SAM protein, giving the protein MEKQMESAVSTFNIEESPWGLKQGINHEDFLKIFDPLPEIKEILLTSENVEEARDKLRRFAEDLLWKYKNGDIDVDAMDRWLAIEAINVFLNIISEYGEKAAGFSTLEYLWKATKGDKRVLSIITEGFVEEFKHLFKAMAGVTGYSKGWLGPKLEAAGVKFVDFSKIKGRKAALMRSEYLDKVWEYIKSYLKKYPSGLDKHIIEKRKRQREKLMEYWGITEDEWFDYRWQFSHVLKREKGLETLRELNELGIVKVPEEDLKQVEIAVKYGIPWGITPYYLHLWDFENPYKEDRHVRRQVMPPTWYVSNMLQHREDREYYFDFMGEHDTSPLDLITRRYVTIAILKAYDTCPQICVYCQRNWEVLEPFMAGSFPGWDKIEAAIEWFGEHESMLDVLITGGDPLALSDKIIDKIMSRLSEFDHVVNIRWGSRIFVTVPMRITNSLAEILGSYIEPGKRNVSISTHFETAYEVTPEVAEATYKIRRQGIYIYNQLVYQRNVSRRFENVALRIALRKVGIDPYYTFYPKGKIEQKDYLVPIARVVQERKEEARLLPGQFRPDEPVFNVPRMGKNHLRAWQDRELVGIRPDGSRIYLMHPWEKGISETKLYTYPDVPIKEYLEYLESIGEDPNDYWTIWYYY; this is encoded by the coding sequence ATGGAAAAGCAAATGGAAAGCGCAGTTTCAACGTTTAACATTGAAGAGTCCCCCTGGGGATTAAAACAGGGAATTAATCATGAAGATTTTTTGAAAATTTTTGATCCTCTTCCTGAAATTAAAGAGATCCTACTCACCAGCGAAAATGTTGAGGAAGCAAGAGACAAGCTAAGAAGATTCGCTGAAGATTTGCTGTGGAAGTACAAGAATGGGGACATTGATGTCGATGCAATGGACAGATGGCTTGCCATCGAGGCTATAAATGTGTTCTTAAACATAATCTCTGAATATGGCGAAAAAGCTGCTGGATTTTCTACATTGGAGTATCTCTGGAAAGCTACGAAAGGCGACAAAAGGGTTCTAAGCATAATCACAGAAGGTTTTGTGGAAGAGTTCAAGCACCTCTTCAAGGCAATGGCTGGAGTAACAGGATATTCAAAAGGATGGCTTGGACCAAAACTGGAAGCTGCTGGAGTTAAATTTGTTGATTTCAGCAAAATAAAAGGAAGAAAAGCTGCCCTTATGAGATCGGAGTATCTTGACAAAGTATGGGAATACATTAAGAGCTATCTCAAAAAGTATCCGAGCGGTCTTGACAAGCATATTATTGAAAAGAGAAAGAGACAGAGAGAAAAACTTATGGAATACTGGGGCATAACTGAAGACGAGTGGTTTGACTATAGATGGCAGTTCTCCCACGTGCTAAAGAGAGAAAAAGGTCTTGAAACCCTTAGAGAACTGAATGAACTTGGGATAGTAAAAGTTCCAGAAGAAGATTTGAAACAAGTAGAAATCGCTGTGAAGTATGGCATACCTTGGGGAATTACTCCGTACTATTTGCACCTCTGGGACTTTGAGAACCCATATAAAGAAGACAGACATGTAAGAAGGCAAGTAATGCCACCCACATGGTATGTCTCAAACATGCTCCAGCATAGGGAGGATAGAGAATACTACTTCGACTTCATGGGAGAACACGACACTTCACCACTTGACCTTATTACAAGGAGATATGTCACAATAGCTATTCTCAAAGCTTACGACACATGTCCACAAATATGTGTTTACTGTCAGAGAAACTGGGAAGTTCTTGAGCCATTTATGGCAGGTTCATTCCCAGGATGGGACAAGATTGAAGCAGCGATAGAGTGGTTTGGTGAACATGAGTCGATGCTTGACGTCCTAATCACCGGTGGGGATCCTTTAGCACTAAGTGACAAGATTATTGACAAGATTATGAGCAGGCTCTCGGAGTTTGACCATGTTGTCAACATCAGGTGGGGAAGCAGGATTTTTGTAACAGTTCCAATGAGAATCACCAACAGTTTGGCAGAAATTCTCGGAAGCTATATTGAGCCAGGAAAGAGAAATGTCTCAATTTCAACTCACTTTGAAACTGCCTATGAAGTAACCCCGGAAGTAGCAGAAGCAACATACAAGATTAGAAGACAAGGAATTTACATCTACAATCAGCTGGTTTACCAGAGAAATGTTAGCAGGAGATTCGAAAATGTTGCATTGAGAATTGCTCTGAGAAAAGTAGGGATTGATCCATACTATACATTCTATCCAAAGGGCAAGATTGAGCAGAAAGATTACCTCGTGCCAATAGCAAGGGTTGTCCAGGAGAGAAAAGAGGAAGCAAGACTATTACCCGGACAGTTCAGACCAGACGAGCCTGTCTTTAATGTCCCAAGAATGGGTAAGAACCATCTGAGAGCATGGCAGGATAGAGAGTTAGTTGGAATCAGACCGGATGGAAGCAGGATTTATCTCATGCACCCATGGGAGAAGGGTATCAGCGAGACCAAGCTCTATACATATCCAGATGTCCCAATCAAAGAATACCTTGAGTATCTTGAAAGTATAGGAGAAGACCCCAATGACTACTGGACAATCTGGTACTACTACTGA
- a CDS encoding TRAP transporter permease, giving the protein MGENLEKIEKKIALEKTRTLPPKLENVVKAAAILIGIFEILFIFNFTFTVYSLFDRLGIRIEILKLDFQDQQVMAFVLGMIFVIAFLRYPIIKKDKYLKKVQLIDYILILLGLAAALYKFWRWPTYMVYYDVNQTDVIFGFLAIILVLEATRRAIGWILPTIVTVFLLYGIKDAGFNWTRIAQYLYLDQGIFGIPFYVMTIYVFAFVFFGAFLLKIGVSDYITEFMISIFGPRPGGPAKAAVISSGMMGTVSGSSVANVLTTGTFTIPLMKKAGYPPEIAGAVEPVASTGGQLMPPVMGAAAFIMAQFLGVPYNKLIIAAVLPALIYYSGVYLFIDLETKRLGLKGMPREHFKPIRYFLRKLYILLPILVITVALVWGIAPHIAAVSSLGIAIWVAWVSKDEIPGHEPLYVATVLITTLLMFTGRQHAKPVGIILLIIGLALIIMAITTDKVEFNEKFYISMLFIFLVALGKFLYMRKEEILLMSGVFGIIFSLIVGYKSKTEGGKAMYSATYESMISAGKTSTTVMLAAASAGLIQGVLTMTGLVTSLGYRLVDLAGGNLLLLLMMAMIFSLILGMGVPTTANYVITSLVAAPAVFNAVANNPIYSASVPGYATPIALLAAHFFVFYFGILADLTPPVALAAYAGSALAGGDFWKTATNSVKYALAGYIGPYIYFTHPEMFLITVQQWTPEVALRVLYYFIATILIMYLLSIAITGYYKKPIRKELRVIFGALGLVGATLHPIPIALVVLSIMGVILYARKS; this is encoded by the coding sequence ATGGGAGAGAACCTTGAAAAAATTGAAAAGAAAATAGCACTCGAAAAAACGAGAACACTACCACCAAAGCTGGAAAATGTAGTAAAGGCTGCAGCAATACTCATAGGTATCTTCGAGATACTGTTTATATTTAACTTTACATTTACAGTATATTCCCTATTCGACAGATTGGGCATAAGAATCGAAATTTTAAAGCTTGATTTTCAGGATCAGCAGGTAATGGCGTTTGTTTTGGGCATGATATTTGTTATAGCATTCCTTAGATACCCAATAATAAAGAAGGACAAGTACCTCAAGAAAGTGCAGCTAATAGACTACATCTTAATACTTCTTGGATTAGCAGCCGCACTGTATAAATTCTGGAGATGGCCGACATATATGGTGTACTATGACGTTAACCAGACAGATGTTATATTTGGTTTCCTCGCCATAATCCTGGTCTTAGAAGCCACCAGAAGAGCGATAGGATGGATCCTGCCAACAATAGTCACTGTATTCCTTCTCTATGGTATAAAAGATGCGGGTTTCAACTGGACACGCATAGCTCAGTATCTCTACCTCGATCAGGGTATTTTTGGCATTCCATTCTACGTCATGACAATCTACGTCTTTGCATTCGTATTCTTTGGGGCATTCTTGCTGAAAATTGGAGTAAGTGACTACATCACCGAATTCATGATATCAATATTTGGCCCAAGACCTGGAGGCCCTGCAAAGGCAGCTGTTATCTCAAGTGGTATGATGGGAACAGTAAGCGGAAGTTCAGTTGCCAACGTTCTAACAACAGGAACATTCACAATCCCACTTATGAAAAAAGCAGGTTATCCGCCAGAGATCGCCGGTGCCGTTGAACCCGTGGCTTCAACTGGAGGTCAGCTGATGCCTCCAGTAATGGGTGCGGCTGCATTTATCATGGCACAGTTTCTTGGTGTCCCATATAATAAGCTTATCATTGCAGCAGTACTGCCGGCATTAATCTATTACTCAGGGGTCTATCTGTTCATTGATCTTGAGACTAAACGCTTAGGTTTGAAGGGAATGCCAAGAGAACACTTTAAACCAATAAGGTATTTTCTGAGGAAACTGTACATATTGTTGCCAATACTTGTAATTACTGTTGCGTTGGTATGGGGTATTGCCCCACATATTGCAGCAGTTTCCTCACTGGGTATTGCAATCTGGGTTGCATGGGTTTCAAAAGATGAAATTCCTGGACATGAACCACTTTATGTGGCAACAGTTCTTATTACAACCCTCCTAATGTTCACAGGAAGACAACATGCAAAACCTGTGGGAATTATTCTCCTGATAATTGGACTGGCACTAATCATCATGGCAATTACAACAGACAAAGTAGAGTTCAATGAAAAATTCTACATAAGCATGCTGTTCATATTCCTTGTGGCACTCGGGAAGTTTCTTTATATGAGAAAAGAAGAAATCCTTTTAATGAGCGGTGTTTTTGGAATAATTTTCTCTCTAATAGTTGGATACAAATCCAAAACAGAAGGCGGCAAAGCAATGTATTCGGCAACTTATGAGTCCATGATAAGTGCAGGTAAAACAAGCACAACAGTTATGCTTGCAGCGGCAAGTGCTGGTTTAATTCAAGGTGTCCTTACAATGACAGGGCTGGTAACGTCTCTTGGATACAGACTTGTTGACTTAGCCGGAGGAAACCTACTGTTGCTCTTAATGATGGCAATGATATTCAGCCTAATACTTGGTATGGGTGTGCCAACAACCGCAAACTACGTTATCACGTCATTGGTAGCAGCTCCAGCAGTCTTTAACGCTGTGGCAAACAATCCAATTTACTCTGCATCGGTTCCAGGGTATGCAACCCCAATCGCGCTGTTAGCAGCTCACTTCTTCGTGTTTTACTTTGGAATACTTGCTGATCTAACACCTCCTGTTGCCCTGGCAGCATACGCGGGTTCAGCATTAGCTGGAGGAGACTTCTGGAAAACCGCAACTAATTCGGTTAAATATGCCTTAGCCGGCTACATTGGACCATACATATACTTTACCCATCCAGAAATGTTCCTGATAACAGTTCAGCAGTGGACACCAGAAGTTGCACTCAGAGTACTCTACTACTTCATAGCAACAATACTCATAATGTATCTCCTATCAATAGCTATCACGGGTTACTATAAGAAACCAATAAGAAAAGAACTCAGGGTTATCTTTGGTGCACTTGGACTAGTAGGAGCGACATTACACCCAATTCCAATAGCCTTGGTTGTGCTTTCAATTATGGGTGTTATACTATATGCAAGAAAATCTTGA
- a CDS encoding 50S ribosomal protein L1: protein MAFDRQKIVEAVKEAKARAKPRNFTQTVEVAVNLKDIDLRKPENRFKLEVVLPHGRGKDVKIAVIADGAVAEAAKKLGLDVISGEQLEEIAKSPREARKLAKKYDFFIAAAPLMPKIGRYLGRYLGPRNKMPVVVPPTLTNLEPIVNKLKKTVRIQLKNNPVVHAPVGTETMEDEKIAENIETVLNAIIGKLERGENQVKSVYVKTTMGPAVKVEVR, encoded by the coding sequence ATGGCCTTTGACAGGCAAAAAATCGTGGAAGCGGTGAAGGAGGCTAAAGCCCGGGCTAAGCCGCGTAACTTCACACAGACCGTCGAAGTGGCAGTGAACCTCAAGGATATTGACCTCAGGAAGCCTGAGAATAGGTTCAAGCTTGAGGTTGTTCTGCCACATGGTAGAGGGAAAGATGTGAAGATCGCGGTCATCGCTGATGGTGCCGTTGCTGAAGCGGCTAAAAAGCTCGGGCTTGATGTTATTAGTGGTGAGCAGCTTGAGGAAATAGCTAAGAGCCCAAGGGAAGCAAGGAAGTTAGCTAAGAAGTATGACTTCTTCATTGCCGCAGCACCACTGATGCCGAAAATTGGTAGATATTTGGGTAGATATTTAGGTCCAAGAAACAAGATGCCGGTGGTTGTTCCACCGACACTGACAAACTTAGAGCCAATTGTCAACAAGCTCAAGAAGACAGTAAGAATACAGCTCAAGAACAATCCAGTCGTCCATGCTCCGGTGGGAACAGAGACCATGGAGGATGAAAAGATTGCAGAGAATATAGAAACGGTTCTCAATGCAATCATTGGTAAGCTTGAGAGGGGAGAGAACCAAGTCAAGTCAGTGTACGTTAAGACAACAATGGGTCCAGCTGTAAAGGTGGAGGTGAGATAA
- a CDS encoding transcription elongation factor Spt5 codes for MSDSKIFAVRVTVGQEETTARLVYSKAKTYNLPIYAILTPSKVKGYIFIEAPSKSAVDEAIRGIRHARGTLPGEVAFSEIEHFLEEKPAVSGFEPGDIVELIAGPFKGEKAKVIRVDEAKDEIVVELIGAIVPIPVTVRGEYVRLISKRSKE; via the coding sequence ATGAGCGACAGCAAGATATTCGCAGTAAGGGTTACAGTGGGGCAGGAAGAAACAACCGCCAGATTAGTTTATAGTAAAGCAAAAACATACAACTTGCCAATCTACGCTATACTAACCCCCTCAAAAGTTAAGGGATACATCTTTATTGAAGCGCCGAGTAAGAGCGCGGTTGATGAAGCTATAAGAGGAATAAGACACGCGAGAGGGACCCTCCCGGGAGAGGTTGCATTCAGCGAGATTGAGCACTTCCTTGAAGAGAAGCCAGCTGTCAGTGGCTTCGAGCCAGGAGATATAGTTGAGCTCATTGCTGGACCTTTCAAAGGCGAAAAAGCCAAGGTCATTAGGGTGGATGAGGCGAAGGATGAAATCGTCGTTGAGCTCATCGGTGCAATAGTTCCAATCCCCGTTACAGTTAGGGGTGAATACGTTAGGCTTATAAGCAAACGGTCAAAGGAGTAG
- a CDS encoding DUF1850 domain-containing protein, whose protein sequence is MKKFFLFFLLLIAVVMLVPVSVIRIEFENTACYYFLGSNSTLEISYTHSVSLTKVVDVYRVSKRGIFAVEERWQEFLAGQPLDFNYRAGSFYVKKMNKFLGKKWEYWFIPINNATIKINDKIVFVQPKEDGIMKIEIRRVPILLIISRRC, encoded by the coding sequence TTGAAGAAATTTTTTCTTTTTTTCTTGCTTTTAATTGCAGTTGTAATGCTTGTCCCGGTTTCCGTAATTAGAATAGAATTTGAGAATACCGCATGTTATTATTTCCTTGGCTCAAATTCCACACTCGAAATTAGTTATACTCACAGCGTATCGCTAACCAAAGTCGTGGATGTGTATCGTGTTTCAAAGCGAGGTATTTTTGCCGTGGAGGAACGATGGCAGGAGTTTCTTGCAGGACAACCACTGGACTTTAACTATCGAGCTGGGAGTTTCTATGTAAAAAAGATGAACAAATTTCTTGGAAAGAAATGGGAGTATTGGTTCATTCCCATTAACAACGCTACCATAAAAATCAATGACAAAATTGTTTTTGTCCAGCCAAAAGAGGACGGCATCATGAAAATTGAGATTAGGAGGGTTCCAATCTTGTTGATAATAAGTAGGAGGTGTTGA
- a CDS encoding D-aminoacyl-tRNA deacylase: MKIIMTTKIDLASANIKQKLIENFGFKESDAKFDSNVVYKKGDILILTTNQEMIYYDYLDKEIERQLSIRPELIIFASRHSSKQKLPTLTTHVTGNWGKSMYGGRDNSLAIAQPTAMKLALLKMSELNDLGWMVCYEATHHGPSEVNVPSLFIEIGSSEKEWVNDRAGEILAETIMYVISNYLKKDFKVAIGIGGGHYAPKQTKVALSSELAFSHIAAKYAHPVSREMLLKSIERTAEQVEAIYVDWKGSKGETRQLARSLAEELGLEFIKD; this comes from the coding sequence ATGAAAATCATAATGACGACTAAAATTGATTTGGCTTCAGCGAATATAAAGCAAAAACTAATTGAAAACTTTGGGTTTAAAGAAAGTGATGCCAAATTTGATAGTAACGTAGTGTACAAGAAGGGAGACATTCTGATTCTTACAACAAATCAAGAGATGATATATTATGATTATTTAGACAAAGAAATCGAAAGGCAACTAAGTATCAGACCAGAACTTATCATTTTTGCTTCAAGACATTCAAGCAAACAGAAACTGCCTACTTTGACAACTCATGTTACTGGAAACTGGGGTAAATCAATGTACGGTGGCAGAGATAACAGCTTGGCTATAGCCCAACCAACTGCAATGAAGCTGGCATTATTGAAAATGAGTGAGCTCAATGATTTGGGATGGATGGTCTGTTATGAGGCAACACATCATGGACCAAGTGAAGTTAATGTCCCCTCGCTTTTCATTGAAATCGGTTCAAGCGAAAAAGAGTGGGTTAATGACAGAGCTGGAGAGATCTTGGCAGAGACAATAATGTATGTCATCAGCAATTACTTAAAGAAGGACTTTAAAGTTGCTATTGGAATTGGTGGAGGGCACTATGCCCCAAAGCAAACAAAAGTTGCACTGAGTTCAGAGCTTGCTTTTTCTCATATTGCAGCAAAGTATGCTCACCCTGTATCCAGAGAGATGCTGCTAAAGTCTATTGAAAGAACAGCCGAACAAGTTGAGGCAATATACGTAGATTGGAAGGGCAGTAAAGGTGAAACAAGGCAGTTAGCAAGATCCTTGGCAGAGGAACTTGGCTTGGAGTTTATCAAAGATTAG
- a CDS encoding protein translocase SEC61 complex subunit gamma, translating into MEKLKNFLSESKRVLLVTKKPSGKEYKMAAKITGLGIILIGLIGMIIRIIGTLITGQ; encoded by the coding sequence ATGGAAAAACTTAAAAACTTCTTATCAGAGTCCAAAAGGGTTTTATTAGTCACAAAAAAACCAAGCGGCAAGGAGTATAAAATGGCCGCAAAAATAACAGGCCTTGGAATAATCCTTATAGGTCTAATAGGCATGATTATCCGTATTATAGGTACTTTAATTACAGGTCAATGA
- a CDS encoding 50S ribosomal protein L10, whose product MAHVAEWKKKEVERLAEIIKSHPVVALVDVAGVPAYPLSKMREKLRGKALLRVSRNTLIELAIKKAAKELGKPELEKLVDYIQGGAAILATEMNPFKLYKLLEESKTPAPAKPGVPVPRDVVVPAGPTPLSPGPVVGEMQALGIPARIERGKVTIQKDTVVLKAGEIITPQLANILNKLGIEPLEVGLNLLAAYEDGIIYTPEVLAIDEEEYINMLQQAYMHAFNLSVNIAYPTAQTIEAIIQKAFLNAKSVAVEAGYITKETAGDIFGKAFRVALLIAQQLPEELLDEKTKELLNQQAQLAVAAQPQPEEEKVEEVEEEEEEEASEEEALAGLGALFG is encoded by the coding sequence ATGGCTCACGTCGCTGAATGGAAGAAGAAAGAAGTAGAAAGACTTGCCGAGATTATCAAAAGCCACCCAGTAGTAGCGTTGGTAGATGTCGCTGGGGTACCAGCTTATCCTCTCTCAAAGATGAGAGAGAAGCTCAGAGGAAAAGCATTGCTCAGAGTCTCAAGGAACACACTCATCGAACTTGCAATCAAGAAGGCAGCAAAAGAGCTTGGAAAGCCAGAGCTGGAAAAGTTAGTTGACTATATCCAAGGCGGAGCTGCAATCCTTGCAACTGAAATGAACCCCTTCAAGCTCTACAAGCTCCTCGAAGAAAGCAAAACACCCGCACCTGCCAAGCCCGGCGTTCCAGTTCCGAGAGATGTTGTTGTCCCCGCTGGTCCAACTCCACTGTCACCGGGTCCAGTTGTCGGTGAGATGCAGGCTTTAGGAATTCCAGCCAGGATTGAGAGAGGTAAGGTTACAATCCAAAAGGACACAGTTGTTTTAAAGGCTGGGGAGATTATCACCCCACAGCTTGCAAACATCCTTAACAAGCTTGGCATTGAGCCCCTTGAAGTTGGACTTAACCTGTTGGCAGCTTACGAGGATGGAATCATTTATACACCAGAAGTCCTTGCAATTGATGAGGAAGAGTACATAAACATGCTCCAACAGGCTTACATGCATGCATTCAATTTGTCAGTCAACATAGCATATCCAACAGCCCAGACAATCGAAGCGATAATACAAAAAGCATTCCTCAATGCAAAGAGCGTTGCTGTGGAGGCTGGATACATCACAAAAGAGACTGCTGGAGACATATTTGGCAAGGCATTCAGGGTTGCTCTGCTCATAGCACAGCAGTTGCCAGAGGAGTTGCTTGATGAGAAGACCAAAGAGCTTTTAAACCAACAAGCTCAATTAGCAGTTGCCGCTCAACCTCAGCCAGAAGAGGAGAAAGTCGAAGAGGTTGAGGAGGAAGAAGAGGAGGAAGCATCTGAGGAAGAAGCCCTCGCTGGATTGGGGGCATTGTTTGGTTGA
- a CDS encoding 50S ribosomal protein L11: MPKQVVEVLVEGGKATPGPPLGPAIGPLGLNVKLVVDKINEATKDFAGMQVPVKIIVDPATKQFEIEVGTPPVSQLIKKELGLEKGSSEPVRNIVGNLTMEQVIKIAKAKKHQMLAADLKAAAKEVIGTALSMGVTVEGKDPRVVQKEIDEGVYDEIFAKAEES, from the coding sequence ATGCCAAAGCAAGTTGTTGAGGTTTTAGTTGAGGGTGGTAAGGCCACTCCTGGCCCTCCCCTTGGCCCTGCTATCGGTCCACTTGGGTTAAATGTTAAGCTCGTCGTTGACAAAATAAACGAAGCAACAAAAGACTTTGCGGGAATGCAGGTGCCAGTGAAAATTATCGTTGATCCAGCAACAAAGCAGTTTGAGATTGAAGTGGGTACACCACCAGTTAGCCAGCTTATCAAGAAGGAGCTTGGACTTGAAAAGGGTTCAAGCGAACCAGTGAGAAACATTGTTGGTAATCTGACAATGGAGCAGGTCATAAAGATAGCAAAGGCTAAGAAGCACCAAATGCTTGCTGCTGATCTTAAAGCAGCTGCAAAAGAGGTCATTGGAACAGCATTGAGCATGGGAGTTACAGTTGAGGGCAAAGACCCAAGGGTTGTGCAGAAAGAAATTGATGAAGGAGTTTACGACGAGATATTTGCAAAGGCTGAGGAGAGCTGA
- the ftsZ gene encoding cell division protein FtsZ — protein sequence MLKLIESAIERTSQEAGKVNEVQVPQSDVDEELRRILEQIQAKIYVVGVGGAGCNTINRMMEVGIQGAKVIAINTDAQDLLKVRAHKKILIGKDLTRGLGAGNNPKIGEEAAKESEKDIRDALEGADMVFITCGLGGGTGTGAAPIVAELAKKMGALTVSVVTLPFTVEGIRRIKNAEYGLERLRKNSDTVIVIPNDKLMEVAPNLPIHLAFKVADEILVQAVKGITELITKPGLVNLDFADVRAVMKDGGVAMIGIGESDSEKRALEAATQALNSPLLDVDISGAKGALISIAGSDVKLEEAQQIIELVTSKLDPEAQVIWGIQLDEELGKTIRVMVVVTGVSSPYAVVEEEATYFSEEGERKVIHLDLEEL from the coding sequence ATGTTAAAGTTAATTGAAAGTGCAATAGAAAGAACATCCCAAGAGGCGGGCAAGGTGAATGAAGTACAAGTTCCTCAAAGCGATGTTGATGAAGAGCTTAGAAGAATTTTAGAGCAGATACAGGCTAAGATCTATGTCGTTGGTGTCGGCGGTGCTGGTTGTAATACAATAAATAGAATGATGGAAGTTGGTATTCAGGGTGCTAAGGTTATTGCAATTAACACTGATGCTCAGGATTTGCTCAAGGTTAGAGCTCATAAAAAGATACTCATTGGTAAAGATCTCACAAGGGGGTTAGGAGCTGGAAACAATCCAAAAATCGGTGAAGAAGCAGCAAAAGAAAGTGAAAAAGATATCAGAGATGCTCTTGAAGGGGCGGATATGGTCTTCATCACCTGCGGCCTTGGTGGAGGTACTGGAACGGGTGCAGCTCCAATTGTTGCTGAACTGGCAAAGAAGATGGGAGCTCTAACAGTTTCCGTCGTTACACTTCCTTTCACAGTTGAAGGCATTAGGAGAATCAAAAACGCTGAGTATGGTCTTGAAAGGCTCAGAAAGAACAGTGATACTGTTATTGTAATACCAAATGATAAACTCATGGAAGTTGCTCCAAACTTGCCAATCCACTTAGCATTCAAAGTCGCCGATGAAATACTTGTCCAAGCAGTTAAGGGAATCACCGAACTCATAACGAAACCTGGCTTAGTTAACCTTGATTTCGCTGATGTTAGGGCAGTCATGAAAGATGGCGGTGTTGCAATGATCGGTATTGGTGAGAGTGACAGTGAGAAGAGAGCACTTGAAGCTGCAACACAGGCTTTAAACAGCCCATTGCTTGATGTTGATATCAGCGGTGCCAAAGGTGCGTTGATAAGCATTGCTGGAAGTGATGTAAAGCTTGAGGAAGCACAGCAGATAATTGAGCTTGTTACAAGCAAGCTTGATCCTGAGGCGCAGGTAATCTGGGGAATTCAGCTTGATGAGGAGCTTGGTAAGACTATAAGAGTTATGGTTGTAGTTACAGGTGTAAGCTCTCCATATGCTGTTGTTGAGGAGGAGGCAACATATTTCTCTGAAGAGGGTGAGAGAAAAGTCATTCACCTCGATCTGGAGGAACTTTGA